In a genomic window of Variovorax paradoxus:
- a CDS encoding sulfite exporter TauE/SafE family protein gives MYLVLAVFGGLAGVTTVLFGFGGGFVVVPLLYRVLLLAHGEHSETGHAAMHIAVATSTCVMIVSAMLATRRHQRAGTIDWPLIRPLLGFIGLGAIVGAAAAVRADGEFVRLAFIVYLGITILDCLLRPGFIVRSVTASAVGEPLSRGIATAGSFVIGLIAAFLGVGGSVMTVPLMRRRGIDMTRATAMANPLSLPIALAGTATYMALAWRSGAALEGWHLGYVDLPAFAALVAGSLLGVRAAAPLIGRLPDRVHAWGYLALLVAVLLGMLLR, from the coding sequence ATCTATCTCGTGCTCGCGGTCTTCGGCGGCCTCGCGGGCGTCACCACCGTGCTGTTCGGTTTCGGTGGCGGCTTCGTCGTGGTGCCGCTGCTCTACCGCGTGCTGCTGCTCGCGCATGGCGAGCACAGCGAAACCGGCCACGCGGCCATGCACATCGCCGTGGCCACCTCGACCTGCGTGATGATCGTGAGCGCGATGCTCGCCACGCGACGTCACCAGCGCGCCGGCACCATCGACTGGCCGCTGATCCGCCCGCTGCTCGGCTTCATCGGCCTGGGCGCCATCGTCGGTGCCGCGGCCGCCGTGCGGGCCGATGGCGAATTCGTGCGGCTGGCCTTCATCGTCTACCTGGGTATCACCATCCTCGACTGCCTGCTGCGGCCGGGCTTCATCGTGCGCAGCGTCACCGCCTCGGCGGTCGGCGAGCCGCTGTCGCGCGGCATCGCCACCGCGGGCAGCTTCGTCATCGGCCTGATCGCCGCCTTCCTCGGCGTGGGCGGCAGCGTGATGACCGTGCCGCTGATGCGCCGCCGCGGCATCGACATGACGCGTGCCACCGCCATGGCCAACCCGCTGTCGCTGCCCATCGCGCTGGCCGGCACGGCCACCTACATGGCGCTGGCCTGGCGCTCGGGCGCGGCGCTCGAGGGCTGGCACCTCGGCTACGTGGACCTGCCGGCCTTCGCCGCGCTGGTCGCGGGATCGCTGCTGGGCGTGCGCGCCGCCGCGCCGCTGATCGGCCGCCTGCCCGACCGCGTGCATGCCTGGGGCTACCTCGCGCTGCTGGTGGCGGTGCTGCTGGGCATGCTGCTGCGCTGA
- a CDS encoding glutathione S-transferase, producing the protein MPYQLHYWPTIQGRGEFVRLALEAAGADYVDVAREREDQGGGESALGRRLADPLQTRPPFAPPFLVDGDIVVGQTAAILLYLGPRLGLAGVGESDGLWTHQLQLTIADAVAEAHDTHHPISTGDYYEDQRDAALARAKAFREQRIPKFLNWFERVLQRNPSGDLHLVGDVLTYADLSLFQLVDGLQYAFPKATAHALAKTPAVAKLHANVRRRQRVQAYLQSPRRIAFNENGIFRRYPELDA; encoded by the coding sequence ATGCCTTACCAACTCCATTACTGGCCCACCATCCAGGGCCGCGGCGAATTCGTGCGGCTCGCGCTCGAGGCCGCCGGTGCCGACTATGTCGACGTGGCGCGCGAGCGCGAGGACCAGGGCGGCGGCGAAAGCGCCCTCGGCCGCCGGCTCGCCGATCCGCTGCAGACGCGGCCGCCGTTCGCGCCGCCCTTCCTCGTCGACGGCGACATCGTCGTCGGCCAGACCGCCGCGATCCTGCTCTACCTGGGGCCGCGCCTGGGCCTGGCCGGCGTCGGCGAATCCGACGGTCTGTGGACGCACCAGCTGCAGCTCACCATCGCCGACGCGGTGGCCGAGGCGCACGACACGCACCATCCGATCTCGACCGGCGACTACTACGAGGACCAGCGCGACGCCGCGCTGGCGCGCGCGAAGGCCTTCCGCGAGCAGCGCATTCCGAAGTTCCTGAACTGGTTCGAGCGCGTGCTGCAGCGCAATCCCTCGGGCGACCTGCACCTGGTGGGCGATGTGCTGACCTATGCCGACCTCTCGCTGTTCCAGCTGGTCGACGGGTTGCAGTACGCCTTTCCCAAGGCCACCGCGCATGCGCTCGCGAAGACGCCGGCGGTGGCGAAGCTGCATGCCAACGTCCGGCGCCGCCAGCGCGTGCAGGCGTATCTGCAGAGCCCGCGCCGCATCGCCTTCAACGAGAACGGCATCTTCCGGCGCTATCCCGAGCTGGACGCCTGA
- a CDS encoding LysR family transcriptional regulator has product MDIPRTNLDALQSFAVFADTLNFSESARLLHISQPALHAKVRKLSEQLDARLYLRVGSALQLTSAGEQVARHARELLLLNQRFVKGLAQGQEQAVVSLAAGEGAYLYLLGKALSQFSGPGASLHLQLLTRNRDAAVQAVRGGQAQLGIAPLGGVPADLHAVRLTVVGQVLVLPRAHALASRRSVRLRDLQGANLIVPPAGRPHRELLGRLLQAESVSWQPSLEADGWELMLRFAQLGFGLTVVNACCRIPKGLVAVPLQGYPPLEYHLFRAADRPPSVHAQRLWNALLAQADHWKNA; this is encoded by the coding sequence GTGGACATCCCCCGCACCAACCTCGACGCGCTGCAATCCTTCGCCGTGTTCGCCGACACGCTGAACTTCAGCGAGTCGGCGCGCCTGCTGCACATCAGCCAGCCGGCCCTGCATGCGAAGGTGCGCAAGCTCTCGGAGCAGCTCGACGCCAGGCTCTACCTGCGCGTGGGCAGCGCGCTGCAACTCACCAGCGCAGGCGAGCAGGTGGCACGCCATGCGCGCGAGCTGCTGCTGCTCAACCAGCGCTTCGTGAAGGGGCTCGCGCAGGGGCAGGAGCAGGCGGTGGTGAGCCTCGCGGCCGGCGAGGGCGCCTACCTCTACCTGCTCGGCAAGGCGCTGTCGCAGTTCTCGGGGCCGGGTGCGTCGCTGCACCTGCAACTGCTCACGCGCAACCGCGACGCGGCGGTGCAGGCGGTGCGCGGCGGCCAGGCGCAACTGGGCATCGCGCCGCTGGGCGGCGTGCCGGCCGACCTGCATGCGGTGCGGCTCACGGTGGTCGGTCAGGTGCTGGTGCTGCCGCGCGCGCACGCGCTGGCCTCGCGCCGTTCGGTGCGACTGCGCGACCTGCAGGGTGCGAACCTGATCGTGCCGCCCGCGGGCCGGCCGCACCGCGAGCTGCTCGGCCGGCTGTTGCAGGCCGAGTCGGTGTCGTGGCAGCCCTCGCTCGAAGCCGATGGCTGGGAGCTGATGCTGCGCTTCGCCCAGCTGGGCTTCGGGCTGACGGTGGTGAATGCCTGCTGCCGCATTCCCAAGGGCCTGGTGGCGGTGCCGCTGCAGGGCTATCCGCCGCTCGAGTACCACCTGTTCCGCGCGGCCGACCGTCCGCCGTCCGTGCATGCGCAGCGCCTGTGGAATGCGCTGCTCGCGCAGGCCGACCACTGGAAGAACGCATGA
- a CDS encoding RNA 2'-phosphotransferase: MTPEDASRFIAYVLRHAPESIGLALDAEGWAEIDALLAGAVAAGRALTHAQVVQAVDAGAKKRYALSADGRCIRALQGHSTPQVRRSFEPAEPPAVLFHGTATRFLASIRAEGLRPGTRQHVHLSVDEATAVQVGQRHGKAHVLRVDALGMRALGHAFHRAENGVWLTEAVPPRFLSGWPSSA, translated from the coding sequence ATGACGCCCGAGGACGCGAGCCGGTTCATCGCCTATGTGCTGCGGCATGCGCCCGAGTCCATCGGGCTGGCGCTCGATGCCGAGGGCTGGGCCGAGATCGATGCGCTGCTGGCCGGCGCGGTGGCCGCGGGCCGCGCGCTCACGCATGCGCAGGTCGTGCAGGCGGTCGATGCCGGCGCGAAGAAGCGCTACGCGTTGTCGGCCGACGGCCGGTGCATCCGCGCGCTGCAGGGCCATTCGACGCCGCAGGTCCGCCGCAGCTTCGAACCGGCGGAGCCACCGGCCGTGCTGTTCCACGGCACGGCCACGCGCTTCCTCGCATCGATCCGCGCCGAAGGCCTGCGGCCCGGCACGCGGCAGCATGTGCATCTGTCGGTCGACGAGGCGACCGCCGTGCAGGTCGGGCAGCGACATGGCAAGGCGCATGTGCTGCGCGTCGACGCGCTCGGCATGAGGGCGCTGGGCCATGCCTTCCATCGCGCGGAAAACGGGGTCTGGCTCACGGAGGCGGTGCCGCCGCGCTTCCTGTCGGGCTGGCCTTCGTCCGCCTGA
- a CDS encoding MarR family transcriptional regulator: protein MATPRSTAVRGTSTWASFISAYVLVLDFMEDSFRKEGLPPLTWYDVLWLLDASPNGRMRMHELAERAVYSRSFISRIVTTLEAEGLVVREVDETDGRGRVAVLTEQGRALRRKMWPPYQKLIHEMFNEHMTASELESMERGLRRVIAGAHQRNQDLRSAAAQPAAEPRTTRKRSRSRSATQRSGA from the coding sequence ATGGCAACGCCCCGTTCCACCGCCGTGCGCGGCACCTCCACCTGGGCCTCCTTCATCAGCGCCTACGTGCTGGTGCTCGACTTCATGGAGGACAGCTTCCGCAAGGAAGGCCTGCCGCCGCTGACCTGGTACGACGTGCTGTGGCTGCTCGATGCGTCGCCGAACGGCCGCATGCGCATGCACGAACTCGCGGAGCGCGCGGTCTACAGCCGCAGCTTCATCTCGCGCATCGTCACCACGCTCGAGGCCGAGGGCCTGGTGGTGCGCGAGGTCGACGAGACCGACGGGCGCGGCCGCGTCGCGGTGCTGACCGAACAGGGCCGCGCGCTGCGCCGCAAGATGTGGCCGCCCTATCAGAAGCTGATCCACGAGATGTTCAACGAGCACATGACGGCTTCGGAGCTCGAATCGATGGAGCGCGGCCTGCGCCGCGTGATCGCGGGCGCGCACCAGCGCAACCAGGACCTGCGCAGCGCCGCGGCGCAGCCCGCCGCCGAACCGCGAACCACCCGCAAGCGCTCGCGTTCGCGCTCGGCCACCCAGCGCTCGGGCGCGTAG
- the aceE gene encoding pyruvate dehydrogenase (acetyl-transferring), homodimeric type has product MNDLASADDIDPQETREWLDAMRAVVIHEGRDRAHYLLDRLIGQDHAASGRYTAPRTTPYVNTVPVAEQPAFPGDVDIELRLDAYLRWNAMALVLRAGKHSGVGGHIATYASATTLYETGYRHFFRAATPGFLGDMLYIQGHSSPGIYARAYLEGRLSEQQMDRFRREIGGGLASYPHPRTMPDFWQFPTVSMGLGPLMAAYQGRYMRYLEDRGLIPAQGRKVWAFLGDGEQDQPETLAAVAMAGREKLDNLIFVVNCNLQRLDGPVRGNAKIIQELESVYRGAGWNVIKVVWGSGWDELLAQDHDGRLQRRMMECVDGEYQAFKAHGGVYVREHFFGKDPELLQRVAHLSDAQIGALARGGHDPLKVHAAYAAAVRHQGQPTVILAKTVKGYGMGAAGEAANINHQLKKMGDPAVRAFRDRFAIPVPDERLEEIPYIKPAPGSPEAACLEAGLKRAGGLLPSRSRGPGPLATPALAAFASHLQSSGEREYATTMAFVRILAQLLKDPVLGPRVVPIVPDESRTFGMDGMFRQVGIYSHVGQLYTPQDADQLSFYKEDRQGQILQEGINESGAMSSWIAAATAHSTHGVATIPFYIFYSMFGFQRVGDLAWAAGDIRARGFLLGATSGRTTLEGEGLQHDDGHSHVLSSVIPSCVSYDPAYAYEIAVIVQDGLRRMYGEPQEDVFYYLTLLNEKTAHPAMPEGAEEGIVKGMYRLKRGARTAGAPHVQLMGSGAILSEVIAAAALLQRDFGVSADIWSVTSFSELRRDGLEAERWNRLHQAQAPRASYVAHCLAGEDGPAIAATDYMKIVPDQIRPFVGDRRFVTLGTDGFGRSDTREALRAFFEVDRHHVALAALKALADDGAVDAELPARALSLYGIDPEARYAALP; this is encoded by the coding sequence ATGAACGACTTGGCGAGCGCGGACGACATCGATCCGCAAGAGACGCGCGAATGGCTCGACGCCATGCGCGCCGTGGTGATCCACGAAGGCCGCGACAGGGCCCACTACCTGCTGGACCGGTTGATCGGGCAGGACCACGCGGCTTCGGGCCGCTACACCGCGCCGCGCACCACGCCCTACGTGAACACGGTGCCGGTCGCCGAGCAGCCGGCCTTTCCGGGCGACGTGGACATCGAGCTGCGGCTCGATGCCTACCTGCGCTGGAACGCGATGGCGCTGGTGCTGCGCGCGGGCAAGCACTCGGGCGTCGGCGGCCACATCGCGACCTATGCCTCGGCCACCACGCTCTACGAGACCGGCTACCGGCACTTCTTCCGCGCCGCCACGCCCGGGTTCCTCGGCGACATGCTCTACATCCAGGGCCATTCCTCGCCCGGCATCTATGCGCGCGCCTACCTCGAGGGACGCCTGTCGGAGCAGCAGATGGACCGCTTCCGGCGCGAGATCGGCGGCGGCCTCGCCTCCTATCCGCATCCGCGCACGATGCCGGACTTCTGGCAGTTCCCGACCGTCTCGATGGGCCTGGGCCCGCTGATGGCGGCCTACCAGGGGCGCTACATGCGCTACCTCGAGGACCGCGGACTGATCCCGGCGCAGGGCCGCAAGGTCTGGGCCTTTCTCGGCGACGGCGAGCAGGACCAGCCCGAGACCCTGGCCGCGGTCGCGATGGCGGGCCGCGAGAAGCTCGACAACCTGATCTTCGTGGTGAACTGCAACCTGCAGCGCCTCGACGGCCCGGTGCGCGGCAACGCCAAGATCATCCAGGAGCTCGAGAGCGTCTACCGCGGCGCGGGCTGGAACGTGATCAAGGTCGTCTGGGGCAGCGGCTGGGACGAACTGCTGGCGCAGGACCACGACGGCCGGCTGCAACGGCGCATGATGGAATGCGTCGACGGCGAGTACCAGGCTTTCAAGGCGCACGGCGGCGTCTACGTGCGCGAACACTTCTTCGGCAAGGACCCCGAGCTGCTTCAGCGGGTCGCGCACCTGAGCGACGCGCAGATCGGCGCCCTCGCCCGCGGCGGCCACGATCCCTTGAAAGTGCACGCGGCCTATGCCGCCGCCGTGCGCCACCAAGGCCAGCCGACCGTGATCCTCGCCAAGACGGTGAAGGGCTACGGCATGGGCGCGGCCGGCGAAGCGGCCAACATCAACCACCAGCTGAAGAAGATGGGCGACCCGGCCGTGCGCGCCTTCCGCGACCGCTTCGCGATCCCGGTGCCCGACGAACGTCTCGAGGAGATTCCGTACATCAAGCCCGCGCCCGGCAGCCCCGAGGCCGCCTGCCTCGAGGCCGGGCTGAAGCGCGCCGGCGGACTGCTGCCGTCGCGCTCGCGCGGACCGGGCCCGCTGGCGACGCCCGCGCTCGCGGCCTTCGCGAGCCACCTGCAGAGCAGCGGCGAGCGCGAGTACGCGACCACCATGGCCTTCGTGCGCATCCTCGCGCAACTGCTCAAGGACCCGGTGCTGGGCCCGCGCGTGGTGCCGATCGTGCCCGACGAGTCGCGCACCTTCGGCATGGACGGCATGTTCCGCCAGGTCGGCATCTACTCGCACGTGGGCCAGCTCTACACGCCGCAGGACGCGGACCAGCTGAGCTTCTACAAGGAGGACCGCCAGGGGCAGATCCTGCAGGAGGGCATCAACGAATCGGGCGCGATGTCGTCCTGGATCGCGGCGGCGACCGCGCACAGCACACACGGCGTCGCCACCATCCCGTTCTACATCTTCTATTCGATGTTCGGCTTCCAGCGCGTGGGCGACCTGGCCTGGGCCGCCGGCGACATCCGCGCGCGCGGCTTCCTGCTGGGCGCGACCTCGGGCCGCACCACGCTCGAGGGCGAGGGCCTGCAGCACGACGACGGCCACAGCCACGTGCTGTCGTCGGTGATCCCGTCCTGTGTGTCCTACGACCCCGCCTACGCGTACGAGATCGCGGTCATCGTGCAGGACGGGCTGCGCAGGATGTACGGCGAGCCGCAGGAGGACGTCTTCTACTACCTCACGCTGCTCAACGAGAAAACCGCGCATCCGGCGATGCCCGAGGGTGCCGAGGAAGGCATCGTGAAAGGCATGTACCGCCTGAAGCGCGGCGCCCGGACCGCCGGCGCGCCGCACGTGCAGCTGATGGGCAGCGGCGCGATCCTCTCCGAGGTGATCGCGGCCGCCGCGCTGCTGCAGCGCGACTTCGGCGTGAGCGCCGACATCTGGAGCGTGACCAGCTTTTCGGAGCTGCGCCGCGACGGCCTCGAAGCCGAGCGCTGGAACCGCCTGCATCAGGCGCAGGCACCGCGCGCTTCGTATGTCGCGCACTGCCTGGCCGGCGAGGACGGACCGGCGATCGCCGCCACCGACTACATGAAGATCGTGCCCGACCAGATCCGGCCCTTCGTCGGCGATCGCCGCTTCGTGACCCTGGGCACCGACGGCTTCGGCCGCTCCGACACGCGCGAAGCGCTGCGCGCCTTCTTCGAGGTCGACCGCCATCACGTCGCGCTCGCGGCACTGAAGGCGCTGGCCGACGACGGCGCGGTCGACGCGGAACTGCCGGCACGCGCCCTGTCGCTCTACGGCATCGACCCCGAGGCCAGGTACGCGGCACTCCCTTAG
- a CDS encoding 1-deoxy-D-xylulose-5-phosphate synthase yields the protein MPPSDPSSSFPTPAQLRDLDPADLAAVATDLRRALLRSVSRTGGHLASNLGVVELTLALHHAFDTPRDALVWDVGHQCYAHKILTGRGPAMATLRKVGGLSGFAARDESPYDPFGAGHAGTAVSAAVGLAMGMRDDGRHAVAIVGDGALSAGMSFEALNHAGSFATLPLVVVLNDNGMSISPALGALHRHLRGLVERGPDHRSLFELLGLRYTGPIDGHDVEALVAALRAAKRSRAPQVIHVVTRKGRGYAPAEADPTTYHGPGPFDLAVGVVAKAASRPTFSQVFGEWVCDAAADDPAVVAITPAMREGSCLVDFERRFPSRFVDAAIAEQHAVTLAAGLAAAGLRPIVAIYSTFLQRGYDQLIHDVCLQKLPVLFAIDRAGIAGGDGATHLGAFDVAALRCIPNLLLMTPADGPECRRMLALGLGHDGPSAVRYPRAVVPADGGVRTDPPLAIGRGVVVRRSTKTKAARVALLVFGPLLHAAMEAAETLDATVANMRFVKPLDEDLLLELAATHELLVTLEEATVIGGAGAACAERLAMEGLPVRLLRLGLPDAFVGHGDRSELLTLQGLDAAGILASIRRFVEMH from the coding sequence ATGCCGCCCTCCGACCCGTCATCCAGCTTTCCCACGCCCGCGCAGTTGCGCGACCTCGATCCCGCGGACCTCGCCGCGGTGGCCACCGATCTCCGACGCGCGCTGTTGCGCAGCGTGTCGCGAACCGGCGGCCATCTCGCCTCGAACCTCGGCGTGGTCGAGCTCACGCTCGCCTTGCACCACGCCTTCGACACGCCGCGCGATGCGCTGGTCTGGGACGTCGGCCACCAGTGCTATGCGCACAAGATCCTCACGGGCCGCGGCCCGGCCATGGCCACCCTGCGCAAGGTCGGCGGCCTGTCGGGCTTCGCCGCGAGGGACGAATCGCCCTACGATCCCTTCGGCGCCGGCCATGCAGGCACGGCCGTCTCGGCGGCGGTGGGCCTGGCGATGGGCATGCGCGACGATGGCCGGCATGCCGTCGCGATCGTCGGCGACGGCGCGCTGTCGGCGGGCATGAGCTTCGAGGCACTCAACCATGCGGGCAGCTTCGCGACCTTGCCGCTCGTCGTGGTGCTCAACGACAACGGGATGTCGATCTCGCCCGCGCTGGGCGCGCTGCATCGGCACCTGCGCGGCCTGGTCGAGCGCGGCCCTGACCACCGCTCGCTGTTCGAGCTGCTCGGCCTGCGCTACACCGGCCCCATCGACGGCCACGACGTCGAGGCGCTCGTGGCCGCGTTGCGCGCCGCGAAGCGCTCGCGCGCGCCGCAGGTCATCCACGTCGTCACGCGAAAAGGCCGCGGCTACGCGCCGGCCGAGGCGGACCCGACCACCTACCACGGGCCCGGCCCTTTCGATCTCGCCGTGGGCGTGGTCGCCAAGGCCGCGAGCCGCCCGACCTTCAGCCAGGTCTTCGGCGAATGGGTGTGCGATGCGGCGGCCGACGATCCCGCGGTCGTCGCGATCACGCCCGCGATGCGCGAGGGCTCCTGCCTGGTCGATTTCGAGCGGCGGTTTCCGTCGCGCTTCGTGGATGCCGCCATCGCGGAGCAGCATGCGGTGACGCTGGCCGCGGGGCTCGCGGCGGCCGGCCTGCGGCCGATCGTGGCGATCTACTCGACCTTCCTGCAGCGCGGCTACGACCAGCTCATCCACGACGTCTGCCTGCAGAAGCTGCCGGTGCTGTTCGCGATCGACCGCGCGGGGATCGCGGGCGGCGACGGCGCCACGCACCTGGGCGCCTTCGACGTGGCGGCGCTGCGCTGCATTCCGAATCTGCTGCTGATGACGCCGGCCGACGGGCCCGAGTGCCGGCGGATGCTCGCGCTGGGACTGGGCCACGACGGACCGTCGGCGGTGCGCTACCCGCGGGCCGTCGTGCCCGCGGACGGCGGCGTTCGCACCGACCCGCCCCTCGCAATCGGCCGCGGCGTGGTCGTGCGCCGGTCGACGAAGACCAAGGCCGCCAGGGTCGCGCTGCTCGTCTTCGGCCCCTTGCTCCACGCCGCGATGGAGGCCGCCGAAACGCTCGACGCGACCGTCGCCAACATGCGCTTCGTCAAGCCGCTCGACGAGGACCTGCTGCTCGAGCTGGCCGCGACGCACGAGCTGCTCGTCACGCTCGAGGAGGCCACGGTCATCGGCGGCGCGGGCGCGGCCTGCGCGGAGCGCCTCGCGATGGAGGGGCTGCCGGTGCGGCTGCTGCGCCTGGGCCTGCCCGATGCCTTCGTCGGGCACGGGGACCGGAGCGAACTGCTCACGCTGCAGGGCCTCGATGCGGCGGGCATCCTCGCGTCGATCCGGCGCTTCGTCGAGATGCACTGA
- a CDS encoding sensor histidine kinase: MGAFFGDNAAGKYPPGATLHITRADWQVQRANGFMAPPLIFASQQLPDTWQPVELPLALPIALLAQADANTISDPGKQTRTTWLRLKVPPHPGLRGPLALYGSRVKTDGTIAIYADGRLVHRAQELGPLWNSTRTPLWVVFEQRDDGSAARPAEILIRLEHTRAAQVGIASLWLGPADALKGRYQMRQWLQQELPAMLSAAFMAVGVFALFVWLSRRHETGYLLFFNLATTSYLRGLHFYVSLPIANDWFAWLTVNALFWLVAVVHYALRQLHERPLTLLTWAVTTITVLVSVLTLPGIALLPNTPQVTPLIYLVVAVMATVVGLVGGISAWRRSPEGRLVAAGIGVCVLLGATDWLVQNNLVSPEGWYLGAYTNAVTFAVFGILLYRRYVHAIGEVERVNASLAQRLQARESELDLSHRRLREAERQKTISDERQRLMQDMHDGLGSSLISAIRSVEEGRLSDQKVSQILQGCLDDLKLTIDSMEPIDADLLLLLATLRYRLGPRLEGMGVSLTWEVQEIPPLPWLDPSSALHVLRIVQESISNTLRHTRATTIRVATGTDAAHVWVRIEDNGQGFDVEQALTGGRGRGLQNMQRRALAVQGHVAWESDAAGTRFLLWLPLVRAERS, from the coding sequence ATGGGGGCCTTCTTCGGCGACAACGCCGCAGGCAAGTACCCGCCGGGCGCGACGCTGCACATCACGCGGGCCGACTGGCAGGTGCAGCGCGCGAACGGTTTCATGGCGCCGCCGCTGATCTTCGCCAGTCAGCAACTGCCCGATACCTGGCAACCGGTCGAGCTGCCGCTGGCGCTGCCGATCGCGTTGCTGGCGCAGGCCGACGCCAACACGATCTCGGACCCGGGCAAGCAGACGCGCACCACCTGGCTGCGCCTGAAAGTGCCGCCGCATCCCGGTCTGCGCGGTCCGCTCGCGCTCTACGGCTCGCGCGTGAAGACCGACGGCACGATCGCGATCTATGCCGATGGCCGGCTGGTGCACCGCGCGCAGGAGCTCGGGCCGCTGTGGAACAGCACCCGCACGCCGCTGTGGGTGGTGTTCGAGCAGCGCGACGACGGCTCGGCCGCGCGGCCGGCCGAAATCCTGATCCGGCTCGAGCACACGCGCGCCGCGCAGGTCGGCATCGCCTCGCTGTGGCTGGGTCCGGCCGACGCGCTCAAGGGCCGCTACCAGATGCGCCAGTGGCTGCAGCAGGAGCTGCCCGCGATGCTGAGCGCGGCCTTCATGGCGGTGGGCGTGTTCGCGCTGTTCGTGTGGCTGTCGCGCCGCCACGAGACCGGCTACCTGCTGTTCTTCAACCTCGCGACCACCTCGTACCTGCGCGGGCTGCACTTCTACGTGTCGCTGCCGATCGCCAACGACTGGTTCGCATGGCTCACGGTGAATGCGCTGTTCTGGCTGGTGGCGGTGGTGCACTACGCGCTGCGGCAGCTGCACGAGCGGCCGCTCACGCTGCTGACCTGGGCCGTGACGACGATCACGGTGCTGGTCAGCGTGCTGACCCTGCCGGGCATCGCGCTGCTGCCGAACACGCCGCAGGTCACGCCGCTGATCTACCTGGTGGTGGCGGTCATGGCCACGGTGGTGGGGCTGGTGGGCGGCATCAGCGCGTGGCGCCGTTCGCCCGAGGGGCGGCTGGTGGCGGCCGGCATCGGCGTGTGCGTGCTGCTCGGCGCCACCGACTGGCTGGTGCAGAACAACCTCGTGAGCCCCGAGGGCTGGTACCTGGGCGCCTACACCAATGCCGTCACCTTCGCCGTCTTCGGCATCCTGCTGTACCGGCGCTACGTGCATGCGATCGGCGAGGTGGAGCGCGTCAACGCCAGCCTCGCGCAGCGGCTGCAGGCGCGCGAGAGCGAACTCGACCTGAGCCACCGCCGGCTGCGCGAGGCCGAGCGCCAGAAGACCATCAGCGACGAACGCCAGCGGTTGATGCAGGACATGCACGACGGGCTGGGCTCCTCGCTGATCAGCGCGATCCGTTCGGTGGAGGAGGGGCGCCTGAGCGACCAGAAGGTGTCGCAGATCCTCCAGGGCTGCCTCGACGACCTGAAGCTCACCATCGATTCGATGGAGCCGATCGACGCCGACCTGCTGCTGCTGCTCGCCACCTTGCGCTACCGGCTCGGCCCGCGGCTCGAGGGCATGGGCGTGTCGCTGACCTGGGAGGTGCAGGAGATCCCGCCGCTGCCGTGGCTCGATCCGTCGAGCGCGCTGCACGTGCTGCGCATCGTGCAGGAGAGCATCTCCAACACCCTGCGCCACACGCGCGCCACCACCATCCGGGTGGCGACCGGCACGGATGCCGCGCACGTGTGGGTGCGCATCGAGGACAACGGCCAGGGCTTCGACGTCGAGCAGGCCCTGACCGGCGGCCGCGGCCGCGGCCTGCAGAACATGCAGCGCCGCGCGCTCGCGGTGCAGGGCCACGTGGCGTGGGAGTCGGATGCCGCGGGCACGCGCTTTCTGCTGTGGCTGCCGCTGGTGCGGGCCGAGCGGTCATAG
- a CDS encoding ABC transporter ATP-binding protein, translated as MPPHTEPSSSADHGIRLESVVLERGAQRVFDGLSLALREPRIGVIGDNGAGKSSLFRLVSGLEQPLEGRVRVHGCDTVADRRRLSQHVGLMFQNPDDQIIFPTVAEELAFSLTARGESRTEARRQARDFLARRGLAAWAERAIGELSQGQRQQVCLLALLISRPATLLLDEPFASLDLLSQARLSAQLAASDQQVLVSTHVLEHVHDFERVLWLAQGRVQADGPGREVCEAYAQDVRRRAATDPTHA; from the coding sequence TTGCCGCCGCACACCGAACCCTCTTCCTCCGCCGACCACGGCATCCGTCTCGAATCCGTCGTGCTGGAGCGCGGCGCGCAGCGCGTGTTCGATGGCCTTTCGCTCGCGCTGCGCGAGCCGCGCATCGGCGTGATCGGCGACAACGGCGCCGGCAAGAGCAGCCTGTTCCGTCTCGTCAGCGGACTGGAGCAACCGCTCGAGGGCCGGGTGCGCGTGCATGGCTGCGACACGGTGGCCGATCGGCGCCGGCTCTCGCAGCATGTCGGCCTGATGTTCCAGAACCCCGACGACCAGATCATCTTCCCGACCGTGGCGGAGGAGCTGGCCTTCAGCCTCACGGCGCGCGGCGAATCGCGCACCGAGGCGCGCCGGCAGGCACGCGACTTTCTCGCACGGCGCGGCCTCGCGGCCTGGGCCGAGCGCGCCATCGGCGAACTGAGCCAGGGCCAGCGCCAGCAGGTGTGCCTGCTGGCCTTGCTGATCAGCCGGCCCGCCACCTTGCTGCTCGACGAGCCCTTCGCGAGCCTCGACCTGCTGAGTCAGGCCCGGCTGTCGGCGCAGCTCGCCGCCAGCGACCAGCAGGTGCTGGTGTCGACGCATGTGCTCGAGCACGTGCACGACTTCGAGCGCGTGCTGTGGCTGGCGCAGGGTCGGGTGCAGGCCGACGGTCCGGGTCGCGAGGTCTGCGAGGCTTACGCGCAGGACGTGCGGCGCCGCGCGGCGACGGACCCGACGCATGCGTAG